The DNA sequence ACGATTAAAGCGGTGCAAAGAACAGTCAAAACCGCTGAGCACAGTGCAAAGACTGCCATTAAGACCTCACAGTCGGCGGCAAAAAGCGCCTCCAAAACCGCACAAGCCACCAAAAGGGCGGTACAAGCAGCGCGGGCGGCAGCGAGAGTAGCAGCTGTTTCGGCAAAAACGGTGGCAAAGTCAATGGCGGCCACAATTAAAGCGATCATTGCAGCATTGAAGAGCCTGATTACAATGATTACCGCAGGCGGCTGGGCGGCGGTTGTTGTTATCTTGCTGGTATGCCTGGTGGGGCTTATGTCAGGCTCAGTTTTCGGGGTTTTCTTTTCCAATGAAGATATCAGTAAGAACACGCCGGTTATGACGGAGACCGTCAGCCGTCTGAACGGAGAATTTGCGACAAAACTTGATCAGATAGAGAAGGAAAACCCGCATGACACGCTGGATTTATCCAACAACGATAGTAGCAATATGGTCAGTAACTGGCGGGACATACTGGCGGTTTACGCGGTAAAAGTGGCCTCTGATCCGGAAAATGGCATTGAAGTTGCCACCCTTGACGACACAAAAGTTGGGATCCTGCGGAATATTTTTTGGGATATGAACAAAATCGACTACTGGCTAGAAACGATTGAGCATGAGGGAACGGCAACCACCACAGACAAGGACGGTAACACAAGCGAAGAAACGGTTACCAGCACCGAGACAGTCTTGCATATTCATGTCACCTCTAAATCTTATTCGAACATGATCGTCGAATACAATTTCAATCCGCAGCAAGCGGGAATGTTGAACGAGCTTATGCAGGATAAATACCAGCAGCTATTTATGAGGCTTATCGGCAGCTATACGGATATTACCCTTTCCCCGCAGGAAATTGCGGCTATTACGCAAAACCTGCCGGAAGATTTGGATGAACAACGGAAAAACACTGTGCTGGCTGCTTATTCCCTTCTTGGCAAAGTAAACTATTTTTGGGGCGGCAAATCCACAGTTATCGGCTGGGACAGCCGGTGGGGAACACTTACCAAGGTAACAGCCGAGGGAAGTCCTACCACCGGAACAGTACGGCCTTTCGGATTGGACTGCTCGGGCTATGTGGCATGGGTGTTTGCCAATGCTACGGAAAATTCAGATGTCGCGGATAGAATCGGATTCGGTACCTCCAGTCAGTATACTGCCTGTACTGCGGTAAGTTGGAATCAGGCACAGCCGGGAGATCTGGCGTTTTATTCCGATTTAAGCCATGTGGGCATAGTTGTAGGCAAGCAAAACGGAGAGCTGTTGATTGCCAATTGCAATGCCAGACAGAACAATGTAGCGGTAAGCAGTGTTTCCGGTGCAAGTTCATCAGGCTTCTATACAATTGGCAGACCAAAGTTTTTTGGAAAGTAAAGGCGGGTGATTATCACGAATTGCCAATCAAAAAGTTCAGCCTGTTTTCTGGACAATATTTTGTCCGGTAGGATAAAAACAGAAATAGCTTTTCAGCCAATTTGGGATTTGCAGAAAATGAAGGTATTCGGTTTTGAAGCATTAGCCCGATGGGAAAATCTTAGGCCGGATGAAGTTTTTTTAGAGGCTGCCCAAAATAATTTAGTGCTGGAATTGGAAACTTTGATTTTGGCGAAAATATGCCGGATCGGAAAAAGTACTAAAGGAAAGACGTTTATTAACGTTCATCCAAGCTTGCCCGATCCTTATTTTTGGGAATGTTTAAAAGGTCAAAATGTGATTTTAGAAATAACGGAATCGGATACAATTTGCTTTCCTGCTTTAAATATCCTAAGAGACTTAGGGTTTACTTTGGCTTTAGATGATTTTGGTACCGGTTCGGCAACATTAGAATCTTTGTGCCTTGTCGAGCCTGAATATATTAAGCTTGATAAAAGTCTCATCCAATCAAAGAATGTTGCAAGCCGTGATAGCTTGATTACGGCTTTTGTTGGACATGCTACAAGGCTGGATACCAAGGTGATTGTTGAAGGCATAGAAAACCGTGGACAATTGCAGGCGGCAAGGATAAATGGTTCTCACTATGGACAAGGTTACTTCCTCGGAAAACCTGAAATTATTTGGAAAAGGTGATTGTAACGGGGAATAAGTAGAAGATGCTCTCTCCCTGTTGCAAAATATTCTATCGTGGCAAAAACAAAGAAAAACTATATTTACCGGTTTCTAAAATTATAAATTAAGGAGTGTTTTTTTTGAGAAAGGTATTTTTCATTTTGGGTTTAGTTATCGCTTTAGGAAGTGGCATAGGCCTTTATTTTTATATGGATTATGCAAAAGGTTTGATTCCTGTGGTTTATGCCGCCACAAATATTACTGAAGATACCGTTATAAGCGCACAGCAATTAAAAGTTAAAAGTGTTCCAAGGGAAAGTGTGCCTTCAGGAGTTGCAGCAAGTATCAACCAGGTAGTAAATAAGTCTCTTAATTGGCCTTTAAAAGAAGGCGATCCGGTGCGGTTGGATAAGATAGAACAAAACACGAAGGCGGAGGTTGAGAATTCGCGATTAATCGCCTTCAAAACAGATTACAACGGATCCAT is a window from the Dehalobacter sp. DCA genome containing:
- a CDS encoding C40 family peptidase, with protein sequence MKEIKIKSTIKDIKALDKVTDVSHRMKNAYIRTKDQAKQNGQNDDCNYVDNAGDRVQSGTKTITRKAGYTTGNYGKNTVRKIRKRRMGNTDASYSGALSGNQARHISKSETSNPRIEQKFVQSKAMQTSNQKAAQAQAKQAAERKIAQTVQNPVFQRVEKAAAQIGNTSGQTGRTIKRSAEVGEKTVKEAAKGTIKAVQRTVKTAEHSAKTAIKTSQSAAKSASKTAQATKRAVQAARAAARVAAVSAKTVAKSMAATIKAIIAALKSLITMITAGGWAAVVVILLVCLVGLMSGSVFGVFFSNEDISKNTPVMTETVSRLNGEFATKLDQIEKENPHDTLDLSNNDSSNMVSNWRDILAVYAVKVASDPENGIEVATLDDTKVGILRNIFWDMNKIDYWLETIEHEGTATTTDKDGNTSEETVTSTETVLHIHVTSKSYSNMIVEYNFNPQQAGMLNELMQDKYQQLFMRLIGSYTDITLSPQEIAAITQNLPEDLDEQRKNTVLAAYSLLGKVNYFWGGKSTVIGWDSRWGTLTKVTAEGSPTTGTVRPFGLDCSGYVAWVFANATENSDVADRIGFGTSSQYTACTAVSWNQAQPGDLAFYSDLSHVGIVVGKQNGELLIANCNARQNNVAVSSVSGASSSGFYTIGRPKFFGK
- a CDS encoding EAL domain-containing protein, translating into MIITNCQSKSSACFLDNILSGRIKTEIAFQPIWDLQKMKVFGFEALARWENLRPDEVFLEAAQNNLVLELETLILAKICRIGKSTKGKTFINVHPSLPDPYFWECLKGQNVILEITESDTICFPALNILRDLGFTLALDDFGTGSATLESLCLVEPEYIKLDKSLIQSKNVASRDSLITAFVGHATRLDTKVIVEGIENRGQLQAARINGSHYGQGYFLGKPEIIWKR